From the Hevea brasiliensis isolate MT/VB/25A 57/8 chromosome 15, ASM3005281v1, whole genome shotgun sequence genome, one window contains:
- the LOC110667573 gene encoding uncharacterized protein LOC110667573, giving the protein MDADISPNPINVACKITNTVEELLLLRESIHKPNHGDLVPVNSSWEAPPLGFLKHNCDVAWKENCMEAVAAVIVRNHKEDLLDGKASYISESSSLAGEARAMLEALKLTTTVEAKFIVLETDNAELFHAIQAQSGVIPWEIRASVLAIKDHMAAFDDVRVMLMKRTTDKATDFVAKIVLLGSLDCSWIRAIPQNLWSILFADAQLS; this is encoded by the coding sequence ATGGATGCAGATATTTCTCCTAACCCCATCAATGTAGCTTGTAAAATTACAAATACAGTTGAGGAACTTCTATTGTTGCGAGAGTCCATCCATAAACCCAACCATGGTGATCTTGTTCCGGTTAATTCTAGTTGGGAAGCTCCCCCGCTTGGTTTTCTTAAACATAACTGTGATGTGGCTTGGAAAGAAAATTGCATGGAAGCAGTGGCAGCAGTTATAGTGAGAAATCATAAGGAAGATCTCTTGGATGGTAAAGCTTCCTACATCAGTGAGAGCTCTTCGCTAGCAGGGGAAGCAAGGGCTATGTTAGAAGCTCTGAAGTTAACTACAACTGTAGAAGCCAAGTTTATTGTTCTTGAAACTGATAATGCAGAATTGTTTCATGCAATTCAAGCTCAGTCAGGAGTTATTCCGTGGGAAATTAGAGCTTCAGTACTTGCAATTAAAGATCACATGGCTGCATTTGATGATGTGCGTGTAATGTTAATGAAGAGAACAACCGATAAGGCAACTGATTTTGTGGCAAAAATTGTTTTATTGGGTTCTTTAGATTGTTCTTGGATTAGAGCTATTCCCCAGAATCTTTGGTCAATTTTGTTTGCTGATGCTCagttatcttaa